One stretch of Armigeres subalbatus isolate Guangzhou_Male chromosome 2, GZ_Asu_2, whole genome shotgun sequence DNA includes these proteins:
- the LOC134216059 gene encoding CDK-activating kinase assembly factor MAT1-like, whose protein sequence is MDDQGCPRCKTTKYRNPSLKLMVNVCGHTLCESCVELLFLKGSGSCPECNVALRRSNFRVQLFEDSNVDKEVQIRKRILKDFNKKEDDFASLAEYNDYLEMIEELVFNLCNNIDIINTNKRIEQYKKENRDTILKNKTKLSKEELELEQLIEIEKEQTDQRKKELAMIEAENRKQKAKNKEDLIDSLMESYEDASAIVDKFAQRAEQQVIPLPKPLAPPAPKQTHFSTGIKFQSQHGFLPVPKIEEGPSYVYETQIYPKEGPAQPALADIDSNGYIKHIRCETLAERAGGFKTNISCLRAIQDALVGLYHGC, encoded by the exons ATGGATGATCAAGGATGCCCGCGCTGCAAAACCACAAAATACCGGAATCCTTCATTGAAGCTTATGGTCAACGTTTGCGGCCACACTTTGTGTGAAAGTTGTGTAGAACTGCTGTTCCTCAAAGGATCCGGTTCCTGTCCAGAATGTAATGTAGCTTTACGGCGAAGTAACTTCCGTGTACAGTTGTTCGAGGATTCAAACGTCGATAAGGAGGTTCAAATCCGGAAGCGGATTTTAAAGGATTTCAACAAAAAAGAGGACGACTTTGCTTCGCTGGCCGAGTACAACGATTACTTAGAGATGATCGAAGAGTTGGTGTTCAACCTGTGCAATAACATCGATATCATCAACACGAACAAACGCATCGAGCAGTACAAGAAGGAAAACAGGGACACAATcctgaaaaataagaccaaactCAGTAAAGAAGAGCTGGAGCTAGAACAGTTGATCGAAattgaaaaagagcaaaccGACCAGCGGAAGAAAGAATTGGCCATGATCGAAGCAGAAAACCGCAAACAAAAGGCAAAGAACAAGGAAGATCTCATTGATTCGTTGATGGAAAGCTACGAAGATGCCAGCGCAATTGTGGACAAGTTTGCGCAACGGGCGGAACAGCAGGTGATTCCGCTTCCGAAACCATTGGCCCCTCCGGCGCCGAAACAGACCCACTTCTCAACGGGGATCAAGTTCCAGTCGCAACACGGCTTCCTGCCGGTACCCAAAATCGAAGAAGGTCCATCTTATGTGTATGAGACGCAGATCTATCCAAAAGAGGGACCGGCGCAACCTGCCCTTGCTGATATCGATAGCAACGGCTACATTAAGCATATACG GTGTGAGACTCTCGCTGAGCGAGCAGGCGGATTCAAAACTAATATATCGTGCCTTCGAGCAATCCAGGATGCGCTCGTTGGGTTGTATCACGGGTgctaa
- the LOC134211948 gene encoding uncharacterized protein LOC134211948, translating into MCKDINGNLLTNEREVIQRWRQHYEEHLNGDVADEDGGMVMDLGERAQDIILPAPDPQEIQEEIGRLKNNKAPGVDQLPGELFKHGGEALARALHWVITKIWEEEVLPQEWMEGVVCPIYKKGDKLDCSNYRAITLLNAAYKVLTRSGWLNMKITI; encoded by the coding sequence atgtgtaaggacataaacgggaaccttcttacgaacgagcgtgaggtgatccaaaggtggcggcagcactacgaagagcacctgaatggcgatgtggcagacgaagatggcggtatggtgatggacctgggagaacgcgcgcaggacataattctaccggctccggatccccaggaaatccaggaggagattggccggctgaagaacaacaaagcccctggggttgaccaactaccaggagagctatttaaacacggtggtgaggcactggctagagcgctgcactgggtcattaccaagatttgggaggaggaagttttgccgcaggagtggatggaaggtgtcgtgtgtcccatctacaaaaagggcgataagctggattgtagcaactaccgcgcaatcacattgctgaacgccgcctacaag